The Aureimonas mangrovi genome includes a region encoding these proteins:
- a CDS encoding amidohydrolase family protein, translating into MTTSTVIRGGLVLDVDRGTADARDILVLGDSILAIGAPGMDAPDDAQIINASRRLLHPGLVNAHTHGHGVLAKGMGDLWTLELLLNAGPWIGGGRLLEDKYLSTFVGAVEMLMKGCTAAYDLTAEFPLPTVDGLHACASAYADAGMRAVVAPMVAEYSFYEAIPGLMEAIPENLRGEVERFRLAPREACLSVMRDAVQRWPLDHEIVRPAIAPTIPHHCSDEFMLGCARIAREHGLGLHSHVQESKVQVITGMRRYGRTQTAHLDSLGLLGPDFTVAHGVWLDDEDMRILAGHGASVAHNPSSNMRLGSGLADVRTMMDLGVNVGVGTDGANCSDNLNMFEGMRLASLVSKSRSPDTSVWLTTREVARAATAGSARALGMEKIGRIADGYKADIVFLDLDHPNWMPVNDPVNQLVHTEDGTAVHSVMVGGTMRVENRQPVGIDLCRLAQKVEAARERLEGATEDAKMLSLKLADVVNQHCPGLARQPYHIHRYGACPDHARL; encoded by the coding sequence ATGACGACTTCGACGGTTATTCGCGGTGGACTGGTCCTCGACGTGGATCGCGGCACCGCCGACGCACGCGATATCCTTGTCCTGGGGGATTCGATCCTGGCCATTGGGGCGCCCGGAATGGACGCGCCGGACGATGCGCAGATCATCAACGCCTCGCGGCGCCTGCTGCATCCCGGTCTGGTCAACGCCCATACGCATGGTCATGGGGTTCTCGCCAAGGGGATGGGTGATCTCTGGACGCTTGAACTCCTGCTTAATGCCGGACCTTGGATCGGTGGCGGCCGGCTTCTGGAGGACAAATACCTTTCGACCTTTGTCGGGGCCGTCGAGATGCTGATGAAGGGCTGCACGGCGGCCTACGACCTGACCGCAGAGTTTCCACTACCGACAGTGGACGGTCTGCACGCCTGCGCTTCGGCCTATGCCGACGCCGGAATGCGTGCCGTGGTCGCCCCTATGGTGGCGGAGTATTCGTTCTACGAAGCCATTCCGGGCCTCATGGAGGCGATCCCGGAGAATCTACGCGGCGAGGTTGAGCGCTTCCGGCTGGCCCCTCGCGAAGCGTGCCTTTCGGTCATGCGTGATGCCGTCCAGCGATGGCCGTTGGATCACGAGATCGTTCGCCCGGCGATCGCTCCGACCATTCCGCATCATTGCTCCGACGAATTTATGCTCGGCTGCGCCCGGATAGCCCGCGAGCATGGGCTTGGGTTGCACAGCCATGTTCAGGAATCGAAGGTGCAGGTCATAACTGGGATGCGGCGCTACGGGCGCACGCAGACGGCGCATCTCGACTCCCTCGGTCTGCTTGGGCCCGACTTCACGGTGGCGCACGGCGTGTGGCTGGACGACGAAGACATGCGTATCCTCGCCGGACACGGAGCATCCGTTGCGCACAACCCGAGCAGCAACATGCGCCTGGGCAGCGGCCTTGCGGACGTGCGCACGATGATGGACCTCGGCGTGAACGTCGGCGTCGGCACAGATGGAGCGAATTGCTCGGACAACCTGAACATGTTTGAGGGGATGCGTCTTGCCTCGCTCGTTTCAAAGAGCCGCTCACCGGACACGTCCGTTTGGCTGACGACCCGTGAGGTCGCCAGAGCTGCGACGGCTGGAAGTGCGCGAGCCCTTGGTATGGAAAAGATCGGACGGATTGCCGACGGCTACAAGGCCGATATCGTCTTCCTCGATCTCGATCATCCGAACTGGATGCCCGTCAACGACCCCGTCAACCAGCTTGTCCATACCGAAGACGGAACGGCCGTTCATTCGGTGATGGTCGGCGGGACGATGCGCGTCGAGAACAGGCAGCCTGTCGGGATCGATCTGTGCCGGCTGGCGCAGAAGGTCGAGGCTGCGCGAGAGCGGCTCGAAGGCGCAACTGAAGATGCTAAGATGCTCAGCCTCAAACTGGCAGACGTCGTTAATCAGCACTGCCCCGGCCTGGCCAGGCAGCCCTACCACATCCACCGCTACGGCGCGTGTCCTGATCATGCACGCCTATGA
- a CDS encoding PAN domain-containing protein encodes MIWLSLVLQPRLVYNQWRCVNTEGFACVGVRLLFCFVVMLVAVTSAPSAPKPKHLARSRIDDGQPNVIRLDGYIGGGDALNFRRALTAAPDAELVVLNSDGGLVAMGLLIADDIHSRNLSTLIPTGSSCYSACSLIFLAGAERQADGELGVHQISSGSGDLVSAQLSISDILDVLNHFDTPIEVLTIMFRTPPEDMYVFTAAEIERYGINRRRGETTPSTPVASVEPADSEEVKSAIEAAEIVPDTPNRASPSLGDASVSRLSAIEDYARRPNRMALYSGLDFFGEDIASRRVANAPACAVECLTAGDQCKAFTFNTDERVARGPNCFLKSRRGTADGNLVAISGELLRASDPDPRSVTMGIIDPKAGIFEDIDIPGGDLSNRSYGGATTPQQCRLACVANDRCVAFTFVKRKSECWLKGTVEQPRSMEGMVSGAKSLEVFEATMIELD; translated from the coding sequence GTGATCTGGCTCTCCCTCGTATTGCAACCTCGACTTGTCTATAATCAGTGGCGATGTGTAAACACCGAGGGTTTCGCGTGCGTCGGCGTGCGTCTCCTGTTTTGTTTTGTCGTCATGCTGGTCGCGGTCACGAGCGCCCCGTCAGCGCCGAAACCCAAACATTTGGCCCGTTCTCGAATCGACGATGGCCAGCCGAACGTCATTCGCCTGGATGGCTACATCGGTGGCGGTGATGCGCTGAACTTCCGCCGCGCGCTCACGGCGGCACCCGATGCCGAACTAGTCGTGTTGAACAGCGACGGCGGCTTGGTCGCGATGGGACTGCTGATCGCGGACGACATCCATTCGCGGAACCTCTCGACCTTGATCCCGACCGGCTCCAGCTGTTACTCGGCGTGCTCGCTGATCTTCCTCGCTGGTGCCGAGCGCCAAGCTGACGGAGAGCTCGGAGTTCATCAGATCTCGTCCGGCTCCGGCGACCTTGTCAGCGCCCAGCTTTCGATCTCCGACATCCTCGATGTCCTGAACCACTTCGACACGCCGATCGAGGTTCTGACGATCATGTTCCGGACCCCGCCCGAAGACATGTATGTTTTCACGGCGGCCGAGATCGAGCGTTACGGCATCAATCGTAGGCGCGGCGAAACAACCCCGTCGACGCCCGTCGCGTCGGTCGAGCCGGCCGATAGCGAGGAGGTGAAGAGCGCGATTGAAGCTGCGGAGATCGTGCCGGACACTCCCAACCGCGCGAGCCCCAGCCTCGGCGACGCGTCGGTCTCACGACTGTCAGCGATCGAGGATTACGCACGCCGGCCGAACCGGATGGCGCTCTACAGCGGACTGGACTTCTTCGGTGAGGACATCGCGTCAAGGCGCGTCGCCAACGCACCGGCCTGCGCGGTCGAGTGCCTGACGGCTGGCGACCAGTGTAAGGCCTTCACGTTCAACACGGACGAGCGCGTGGCACGCGGCCCGAACTGCTTCCTGAAATCGCGGCGAGGCACCGCGGACGGCAATCTCGTCGCGATCTCCGGCGAACTGCTGCGCGCCAGCGATCCGGACCCTCGTTCGGTCACGATGGGTATCATCGATCCGAAAGCCGGAATCTTCGAGGACATCGACATTCCCGGCGGCGACCTGTCAAACCGCTCTTACGGTGGCGCGACCACGCCGCAGCAATGTCGCCTCGCCTGTGTCGCCAACGACAGATGCGTCGCCTTCACTTTCGTGAAGCGCAAGTCCGAATGCTGGCTGAAGGGCACGGTTGAGCAGCCGCGATCCATGGAGGGCATGGTCAGCGGTGCAAAGTCGCTCGAGGTGTTCGAAGCGACGATGATCGAGTTGGATTGA
- a CDS encoding serine hydrolase domain-containing protein, which yields MDEGQMHCKRKATQSLHVREIAQIGAMLLFAPTIAASAQESTYLHAEETIGTVEQVYNGTLLPDEAVSTFRNIDRLFPTRAIAAGDDPRELPMAEQSLGSVEFDVDGETYDLYDFMALDNITALLVLKDGEIAYETYQRGNTPETRWMSMSVAKSITSTLAAVAIKEGLIDGLDAPVTDYVEALEGSAYDGVTVKDVLMMSSGVQWNETYTDPSSDRRALLDAQIAQRPGSAMEIMAGLPRAAEPGTVNNYSTGETQVLGEIVRGAVGKPLAEYLSEKIWVPYGMEADASWWLDSPDGVEIGGSGISATLRDYGRFGLFFLKDGEIDGASILPEGWTQEAAGPTTLKDGTELEYGYMWWTGWTEPAIADGAYAAIGIQGQNIYINPAKNVVIVTFGAQPKPTGKEPIDPLVFFDAVAAALE from the coding sequence ATGGATGAGGGTCAAATGCACTGCAAACGCAAGGCAACGCAGTCTCTACATGTTCGCGAGATTGCCCAGATCGGCGCTATGCTGCTCTTCGCCCCGACCATCGCAGCTTCGGCGCAAGAGAGCACTTACTTGCACGCTGAGGAAACGATCGGCACGGTCGAGCAGGTCTACAACGGCACGCTCCTTCCCGACGAAGCGGTCTCGACCTTCCGGAACATCGATCGTCTCTTTCCGACCCGCGCCATTGCGGCAGGCGATGACCCGCGTGAACTGCCGATGGCAGAACAATCGCTGGGCAGTGTCGAATTCGACGTCGATGGTGAGACCTACGACCTCTACGACTTCATGGCTCTCGACAACATCACCGCCCTTCTCGTCTTGAAGGACGGCGAGATCGCCTACGAGACCTACCAGCGCGGCAACACGCCGGAAACCCGATGGATGTCGATGTCGGTGGCGAAGTCAATCACGTCGACCCTTGCCGCGGTCGCAATCAAAGAGGGTCTTATCGACGGGCTGGATGCTCCGGTCACCGACTACGTCGAGGCGTTGGAAGGCAGCGCATACGACGGCGTGACGGTCAAAGATGTGCTGATGATGTCATCCGGCGTCCAGTGGAACGAGACCTACACCGACCCGTCTTCGGATCGACGAGCGCTCCTCGATGCGCAGATCGCCCAGCGTCCGGGATCGGCGATGGAGATCATGGCTGGACTGCCTCGTGCAGCCGAACCGGGCACGGTCAACAACTACAGCACCGGCGAAACACAGGTCCTCGGCGAGATCGTGCGCGGCGCCGTCGGCAAGCCGCTGGCGGAGTATCTTTCCGAAAAGATCTGGGTTCCCTATGGGATGGAAGCGGACGCCAGCTGGTGGCTGGATTCGCCCGATGGCGTCGAGATCGGCGGAAGCGGCATCAGTGCCACGTTGCGGGACTATGGGCGCTTCGGTCTCTTCTTTCTGAAAGACGGCGAGATTGACGGAGCATCGATTCTCCCCGAGGGTTGGACCCAGGAGGCCGCCGGGCCGACGACGCTGAAGGATGGCACCGAGCTTGAATACGGCTACATGTGGTGGACGGGCTGGACCGAGCCAGCCATCGCCGATGGAGCCTATGCCGCAATCGGGATCCAAGGGCAGAACATCTACATCAACCCGGCGAAGAACGTCGTGATAGTTACCTTCGGCGCGCAGCCGAAGCCGACCGGCAAAGAGCCGATCGATCCGCTGGTCTTCTTCGACGCTGTCGCCGCAGCGTTGGAGTAG
- a CDS encoding iron ABC transporter permease has product MTSGPRQGRRATAPGPVTLFLLGLLALAGFAPIALLAGTDLLDASDLVAAFARPPGIEQAVLETLRLPRLCAAILVGAALGVAGALMQTVLRNPLAAPDIVAVTSGAQLALVAGTLLFPLAVPSLALTVPGGVCGCLLCLLAAGGPRASPMRIALAGVAVSLALGALSSAIILFADDRASGLVLWTAGLLDQTGWTKLLLTAPAIAAGLLIALALIPQLDLMMLGEETARSLGLTRAAAFASLAAAILLSGAAVSLAGPIGFAGLAAPHVARALAGARHIHVIPLSALGGALFLVLADILALNLGPRVATGAVVACLGAPAMIVVVLRMRANNQAAPERTGISSWRWSARRLLPALVGILLLVALAGLAFGDGVAGSWAEFGLLAGLRLPRVLAAAGAGALLALAGTLLQAATRNPLAGPETLGLTQGAALFSLFALLAGVVPGSLLFLLVTLLGSLLVVALLLTLKVERDAQRLVLGGLAMAAGFGALGTVLVLKADLQMAQALSWLAGSTHGRTMPAAVALLIWLLAAAFAGAALHARLDLLLFGEDSAHSLGLPVSRARLAAVAAAALATAIAVAAAGAIGFVGLLAPHAARLMGAPRHGLLLPAAAITGAVLGILADLAGRSLFAPYELPAGIVSALIGAPVLALLLRRGF; this is encoded by the coding sequence GTGACGTCGGGGCCGAGGCAGGGGCGGCGCGCGACCGCGCCCGGACCGGTGACGCTATTTCTCCTCGGCCTTCTGGCGCTTGCGGGGTTTGCTCCGATCGCCCTCCTCGCCGGCACCGATCTCCTCGACGCTTCCGACCTCGTCGCCGCCTTCGCGCGCCCGCCGGGCATCGAACAGGCGGTGCTGGAAACGTTGCGCCTGCCGCGCCTTTGCGCTGCGATCCTCGTGGGCGCTGCGCTCGGCGTAGCGGGGGCGCTGATGCAGACCGTCCTGCGCAACCCGCTCGCCGCACCCGACATCGTCGCGGTCACGAGCGGCGCGCAGCTCGCGCTGGTCGCCGGGACGCTTCTCTTCCCGTTGGCGGTGCCGAGCCTCGCCCTGACGGTGCCGGGGGGTGTGTGCGGCTGCCTCCTGTGCCTTCTGGCGGCGGGCGGGCCGCGCGCCTCCCCCATGCGCATCGCCCTCGCAGGCGTCGCGGTCTCCCTGGCGCTCGGCGCGCTCTCCTCGGCCATCATCCTGTTCGCGGACGATCGAGCGTCGGGCCTCGTCCTGTGGACCGCCGGGCTACTCGACCAGACGGGCTGGACGAAGCTTTTGCTCACCGCGCCAGCCATCGCCGCGGGCCTACTCATCGCCTTGGCTCTCATCCCCCAGCTCGACCTGATGATGCTGGGCGAGGAAACGGCGCGTTCGCTTGGCCTCACCCGCGCGGCCGCCTTTGCCAGCCTCGCTGCGGCTATCCTCCTGTCGGGAGCGGCGGTCTCGCTCGCCGGGCCGATCGGATTCGCGGGTCTTGCCGCACCGCATGTCGCGCGAGCCCTCGCCGGCGCACGCCATATCCACGTGATCCCTCTTTCGGCGCTGGGCGGAGCACTTTTCCTGGTGCTGGCGGATATACTGGCGCTCAATCTCGGCCCCCGCGTCGCAACCGGAGCCGTTGTCGCCTGCCTTGGCGCGCCCGCCATGATCGTCGTGGTGTTGCGAATGCGCGCGAACAATCAGGCTGCACCGGAGCGCACGGGGATTTCGTCATGGCGCTGGTCCGCCCGGCGCCTTCTTCCGGCACTTGTGGGCATTCTTCTTCTCGTAGCGCTTGCGGGCCTCGCCTTTGGCGACGGCGTGGCAGGCTCATGGGCGGAATTCGGGCTTCTTGCCGGGCTGCGCCTTCCGCGCGTCCTCGCGGCGGCAGGCGCCGGAGCGCTTCTAGCGCTTGCTGGAACCCTTCTCCAAGCCGCGACACGCAACCCGCTGGCCGGCCCCGAAACGCTGGGCCTTACGCAGGGAGCGGCGCTTTTTAGCCTTTTCGCGCTGCTGGCGGGCGTCGTGCCGGGCTCGCTCCTCTTTCTTCTCGTGACGCTGCTTGGCTCGCTTCTCGTCGTCGCGCTTCTGCTCACCCTGAAGGTGGAGCGCGACGCACAGCGGCTTGTCCTCGGTGGTCTGGCGATGGCTGCCGGCTTCGGCGCGCTGGGCACTGTGCTGGTGCTGAAGGCGGACCTTCAGATGGCGCAGGCGCTCTCTTGGCTTGCAGGCTCCACTCATGGCCGCACCATGCCAGCGGCAGTCGCGCTTCTGATCTGGCTCCTCGCCGCAGCGTTCGCCGGGGCGGCACTCCACGCGAGGCTCGACCTCCTCCTCTTCGGGGAAGACAGCGCGCACTCTCTAGGCCTGCCGGTTTCGCGCGCGCGCCTTGCGGCAGTGGCCGCTGCGGCCCTGGCGACTGCGATCGCTGTCGCCGCCGCCGGGGCGATCGGCTTCGTCGGCCTTCTTGCGCCCCACGCCGCAAGGCTGATGGGGGCCCCTCGGCACGGTCTGCTTTTGCCTGCGGCCGCCATAACTGGCGCAGTGCTCGGGATTCTCGCGGATCTCGCCGGGCGAAGTCTTTTCGCTCCCTACGAATTGCCGGCTGGAATCGTCTCTGCGCTCATCGGTGCGCCGGTACTCGCCTTACTACTCCGTCGTGGATTTTAA
- a CDS encoding ABC transporter ATP-binding protein, whose product MSSPALLARDLRMRFGPVEALSGVSIEIAPGRITAFCGANGSGKSTLLRCLCGLESGFEGEVRLGTLALGEISARDLARQIAVVGQNPLTPAGLLVHELVEQGRFPHRRWLSRRSDGDRAAVTRAMQAMDLEALAARPVEALSGGERQRAFIAMALAQEPRILFLDEPTSFLDLRHQAELLALLRRLNRRDGLTIVTVLHDLNQVMDFADAVVLMERGRILASGDPRDTLSAQRLGQAFGCKLDIVPHPVHGRPFCVVDWRGGEATEPLA is encoded by the coding sequence GTGAGTTCTCCGGCGCTTCTGGCGCGCGACCTGCGCATGCGCTTCGGCCCGGTGGAGGCGCTGAGCGGCGTTTCGATCGAGATTGCGCCCGGCCGCATCACCGCCTTCTGCGGCGCCAACGGCTCGGGCAAATCGACCCTGCTGCGCTGCCTTTGCGGGCTCGAAAGCGGCTTCGAAGGCGAAGTGCGCCTCGGGACACTTGCGCTGGGCGAGATTTCCGCGCGCGATCTCGCCCGCCAGATCGCTGTGGTGGGGCAGAACCCGCTGACCCCGGCCGGCCTCCTGGTGCACGAGCTCGTGGAGCAAGGGCGCTTCCCGCACCGGCGCTGGCTTTCGCGTCGCAGCGATGGCGACCGCGCGGCCGTAACCCGGGCGATGCAGGCCATGGACCTCGAGGCGCTGGCCGCGCGGCCCGTGGAGGCGCTCTCGGGCGGTGAGCGCCAGCGCGCCTTCATCGCCATGGCGCTGGCGCAGGAGCCACGCATCCTCTTTCTCGACGAGCCGACGAGTTTTCTGGATCTGCGCCATCAAGCCGAGCTTCTGGCGCTGCTTCGCCGCCTCAACCGCAGAGACGGGCTGACCATCGTCACGGTGCTGCACGACCTGAATCAGGTGATGGACTTCGCCGACGCGGTGGTGCTTATGGAGCGCGGACGTATCCTCGCCAGCGGCGATCCCCGCGATACGCTGAGTGCGCAGAGGCTCGGCCAGGCCTTCGGCTGCAAACTCGACATCGTGCCGCACCCGGTCCACGGGAGGCCCTTCTGCGTGGTGGACTGGCGGGGCGGCGAGGCGACGGAGCCTCTCGCGTGA
- a CDS encoding AraC family transcriptional regulator: MMQHNSSGAEAQNNGWTKPEAAATAQPGAVRLQALDLQTVPRPVAVMTRDYEQTMDFGWHSHRRGQFLKCEDGFLTARILSASFIIPAGYGLLIAPDRPHAVKAHGPVRFSSVYIEPETRPELAWEPARVVNCSPLLSAAIAALLDEPVEYDEGGRGAHLAALILSEIARAREGAFALPEPADRRLQLLCREISADPAIDLDIDGWANRIGMSRRTMTRHFRTETGMSFAEWRRRLRVAHVLRLKAEGGRLEEIAARVGYRSVSALRAVLREAFS, from the coding sequence ATGATGCAACACAACTCCTCAGGCGCCGAAGCGCAAAACAACGGCTGGACGAAACCGGAGGCCGCCGCGACCGCGCAGCCTGGCGCCGTGCGGCTGCAAGCGCTCGATCTTCAAACCGTTCCTCGTCCCGTCGCGGTCATGACCCGGGACTATGAGCAAACCATGGATTTCGGCTGGCACAGCCACCGTCGCGGCCAGTTTCTGAAATGCGAGGACGGCTTCCTGACCGCGCGCATCCTGAGCGCGTCCTTCATCATCCCGGCGGGATACGGGCTTCTCATCGCACCCGACCGGCCGCACGCGGTCAAGGCTCACGGTCCGGTACGCTTCAGTTCCGTCTACATCGAACCCGAGACCAGGCCCGAACTCGCTTGGGAACCGGCGCGCGTGGTCAACTGTTCCCCGCTGCTCTCGGCCGCGATAGCGGCGCTTCTGGACGAGCCGGTGGAATACGACGAGGGCGGACGCGGCGCTCATCTCGCCGCTCTGATCCTCAGCGAGATCGCACGTGCTCGCGAAGGCGCCTTTGCGCTTCCTGAGCCGGCCGACCGCCGACTTCAGCTCCTGTGCCGCGAAATCTCCGCCGATCCTGCCATCGACCTCGACATCGACGGCTGGGCGAACCGGATCGGCATGAGCCGCCGCACCATGACCCGCCATTTCCGCACGGAGACGGGCATGAGCTTCGCCGAATGGCGGCGACGCCTGCGCGTCGCCCATGTCCTGCGTCTGAAGGCCGAGGGCGGACGGTTGGAGGAGATCGCTGCCCGCGTGGGTTATCGGAGCGTTTCCGCCCTGCGCGCTGTGCTTCGCGAGGCGTTCTCGTGA